A portion of the Micromonospora vinacea genome contains these proteins:
- a CDS encoding DUF3151 domain-containing protein, which produces MQNLLPEPPATRLPVNDEADAALAAADEAGTDEAYANVAAGFPTYSAAWAELAARAFAQGQVVTAYAYARTGYHRGLDQLRRSGWKGHGPVPWSHEANRGFLRCLYVLSRAADEIGEADEAARCAQFLRDCDPEAADALASN; this is translated from the coding sequence ATGCAGAACCTTTTGCCAGAGCCACCGGCCACCCGCCTGCCCGTGAACGACGAGGCCGACGCCGCCCTGGCCGCCGCCGACGAGGCCGGCACCGACGAGGCGTACGCCAACGTGGCGGCCGGCTTCCCGACCTACAGTGCCGCCTGGGCGGAGCTCGCGGCGCGGGCGTTCGCGCAGGGCCAGGTGGTGACGGCGTACGCGTACGCCCGCACCGGCTACCACCGGGGCCTCGACCAGCTGCGCCGCAGTGGGTGGAAGGGGCACGGCCCGGTGCCGTGGTCACACGAGGCCAACCGGGGCTTCCTCCGCTGCCTGTACGTGCTGTCCCGCGCCGCCGACGAGATCGGCGAGGCCGACGAGGCGGCCCGCTGTGCCCAGTTCCTGCGCGACTGCGACCCGGAAGCGGCGGACGCGCTGGCGAGCAACTGA
- the fbaA gene encoding class II fructose-bisphosphate aldolase, giving the protein MPIASPEAYAEMLDRAKAGRYAYPAINVTSSQTLNAALKGFADAESDGIIQVSTGGAEYLSGPSIKDMVTGAVAFAAYAHEVAKKYSVNIALHTDHCPKDKLDGFVRPLMGISQERVKRGEEPLYQSHMWDGSAVPVAENLQIAAQLLDEAAKAKIVLEIEVGVVGGEEDGVENAINDKLYTTTDDGLAMVEALGLGEKGRYMAALTFGNVHGVYKPGNVKLRPEILKQIQDAVGAKYGKDKPLSLVFHGGSGSLLSEIREALDYGVVKMNIDTDTQYAFTRPVVDHMLRNYDGVLKIDGEVGNKKQYDPRAWGKAAEAGLAARVVEACEHLRSTGTTMTK; this is encoded by the coding sequence ATGCCCATCGCTTCCCCCGAGGCTTACGCGGAGATGCTGGACCGCGCCAAGGCTGGCCGGTACGCGTACCCCGCGATCAACGTGACCTCCTCCCAGACGCTGAACGCGGCGCTCAAGGGCTTCGCCGACGCGGAGAGCGACGGCATCATCCAGGTCTCCACCGGTGGCGCCGAGTACCTCTCCGGCCCGTCGATCAAGGACATGGTCACCGGCGCTGTGGCGTTCGCCGCGTACGCGCACGAGGTGGCCAAGAAGTACTCGGTCAACATCGCCCTGCACACCGACCACTGCCCGAAGGACAAGCTGGACGGGTTCGTGCGTCCGCTGATGGGCATCTCGCAGGAGCGGGTGAAGCGCGGCGAGGAGCCGCTCTACCAGTCGCACATGTGGGACGGCTCGGCCGTGCCGGTCGCGGAGAACCTGCAGATCGCCGCGCAGCTGCTCGACGAGGCCGCCAAGGCCAAGATCGTCCTCGAGATCGAGGTCGGCGTCGTCGGTGGCGAGGAGGACGGCGTCGAGAACGCCATCAACGACAAGCTCTACACCACCACCGATGACGGCCTGGCCATGGTCGAGGCGCTCGGCCTCGGCGAGAAGGGCCGCTACATGGCGGCGCTGACCTTCGGCAACGTGCACGGCGTCTACAAGCCGGGCAACGTCAAGCTGCGTCCGGAGATCCTCAAGCAGATCCAGGACGCCGTCGGCGCCAAGTACGGCAAGGACAAGCCGCTCAGCCTGGTCTTCCACGGCGGCTCGGGCTCCCTGCTGAGCGAGATCCGCGAGGCCCTGGACTACGGCGTGGTGAAGATGAACATCGACACCGACACCCAGTACGCCTTCACCCGCCCCGTCGTGGACCACATGCTCCGCAACTACGACGGCGTGCTGAAGATCGACGGCGAGGTCGGCAACAAGAAGCAGTACGACCCGCGCGCCTGGGGCAAGGCCGCCGAGGCCGGCCTGGCCGCCCGTGTCGTCGAGGCCTGCGAGCACCTGCGCTCGACCGGCACCACGATGACCAAGTAA
- a CDS encoding type IV toxin-antitoxin system AbiEi family antitoxin domain-containing protein, producing the protein MGFVDRAELVRSIAAAQDDLITRAQALGAGFSRHDIDHLVAVGRWRPLARAVYLTRGPYGEPPARRCRIRAAVLSLGPAAHAVFGTAAELYGIAGLPRRDEIHVALPGRAAKLARVSDPAVVLHQLEHPLGTVVHVNGIAATEPRLTVSEIILRERRYPAVSVLDSALNRKLLTPECLATIPALIRGRRGAVAARGYLAEADGRAQSPLETRARLRCVDGGVPPDALQLEVRDDDGYLLGIGDLGWRVPRLIAEADGRDAHGAPEAAYADRRRQNRLVNAGWTILRFTWQDTLRPDYIPWTVRQAIAALQSR; encoded by the coding sequence GTGGGCTTTGTGGATCGCGCAGAGCTCGTTCGCTCAATTGCTGCCGCCCAGGATGACCTGATCACCCGAGCGCAGGCGCTGGGAGCTGGCTTCAGCCGGCACGACATCGATCATCTGGTGGCGGTGGGCCGTTGGCGGCCACTTGCTCGAGCGGTTTATCTGACGCGCGGCCCGTACGGTGAACCACCTGCTCGTCGGTGTCGTATTCGTGCTGCGGTGCTCTCGCTGGGCCCGGCGGCTCACGCGGTCTTCGGCACCGCGGCTGAGCTGTACGGCATCGCCGGACTGCCGCGTCGGGACGAGATCCACGTGGCGCTGCCGGGCCGGGCGGCGAAGCTGGCGCGGGTGTCGGATCCCGCGGTCGTGCTGCACCAGCTCGAACACCCTCTGGGCACTGTGGTGCACGTGAACGGGATCGCGGCTACGGAGCCACGACTGACCGTCTCCGAAATCATCCTGAGGGAGCGGCGGTACCCGGCGGTCTCGGTGCTCGATTCGGCCCTCAATCGGAAGCTGCTCACGCCCGAATGTCTCGCCACCATTCCGGCACTGATCCGAGGTCGACGCGGTGCGGTCGCAGCACGGGGCTACCTTGCCGAGGCAGATGGCCGGGCGCAGTCTCCACTGGAGACCCGCGCTCGGCTGCGATGCGTTGACGGGGGAGTTCCGCCAGACGCGCTACAGCTGGAAGTGCGCGACGACGACGGCTATCTGCTCGGCATCGGCGACCTGGGCTGGCGCGTCCCGAGGCTGATCGCCGAAGCGGACGGCAGAGACGCGCACGGCGCTCCGGAAGCCGCCTATGCCGACCGCCGTCGCCAGAACCGCCTGGTCAACGCCGGCTGGACCATCCTCCGCTTCACCTGGCAGGACACCCTCCGCCCCGATTACATCCCCTGGACGGTCCGCCAAGCAATCGCAGCCCTCCAATCCCGTTGA
- a CDS encoding LOG family protein, whose product MPTPPPADVIEPHLHASEIQTRAEFDQQLTTGRLTGLTVQGLRLDLAPVPDLTGVDVAGTLFVGCRFASRDVGADLVRRGANVVPPFSGLPYPTQPTHLYTPDDLAAGFAEGGFTGMYDTRVYDHYRAHGGALPDVKEALGQRLHDHGVDNALADATRVWLAAHGPQSVVGIMGGHAVRRGSPAYRMAAVLGWELARADRLVVTGGGPGVMEAANLGAYLADRPATDVTAAIDLLATAPDFTDHHRYTATALTVRQRYAGVPRQRGDDLDWARAGGLAIPTWLYGHEPANLFAGRIAKYFSNAIREDTILRLARGGIVFAPGRAGTVQEVFQAATKTYYGTDGASGAYIFLDRAYWTRELPVEALLRPLLAASPFGDLSSTIHLTDDVREAVRLLTS is encoded by the coding sequence GTGCCGACCCCACCTCCCGCCGACGTAATCGAGCCGCACCTGCACGCCAGTGAGATCCAGACCCGGGCCGAGTTCGATCAACAGCTGACCACCGGCCGGCTGACCGGGCTGACCGTGCAGGGCCTGCGGCTCGACCTCGCGCCGGTGCCCGACCTGACCGGCGTGGACGTCGCCGGCACCCTCTTCGTCGGTTGCCGGTTCGCGTCCCGGGACGTGGGCGCCGACCTGGTCCGGCGTGGCGCGAACGTGGTGCCGCCGTTCTCGGGGCTGCCGTACCCGACCCAGCCGACGCACCTCTACACCCCGGACGACCTGGCCGCCGGGTTCGCCGAGGGCGGGTTCACCGGGATGTACGACACCCGGGTGTACGACCACTACCGGGCGCACGGCGGCGCGCTGCCGGACGTCAAGGAGGCGCTGGGTCAGCGGCTGCACGACCACGGCGTGGACAACGCGCTGGCCGACGCCACACGGGTCTGGTTGGCGGCGCACGGGCCGCAGTCGGTGGTGGGCATCATGGGCGGGCACGCGGTACGCCGCGGCAGTCCCGCGTACCGGATGGCTGCCGTGCTGGGTTGGGAGCTGGCGCGGGCCGACCGGCTGGTGGTGACCGGCGGCGGCCCCGGGGTGATGGAGGCCGCCAATCTCGGCGCCTACCTGGCGGACCGGCCGGCGACCGATGTGACGGCGGCGATCGACCTGCTGGCCACCGCCCCCGACTTCACCGACCACCACCGGTACACGGCGACGGCGCTGACGGTCCGGCAGCGGTACGCGGGCGTGCCCCGGCAACGTGGCGACGATCTGGATTGGGCGCGTGCGGGTGGCCTGGCCATTCCGACCTGGCTGTACGGGCACGAGCCGGCGAACCTGTTCGCCGGGCGGATCGCGAAGTACTTCTCGAACGCGATCCGGGAGGACACCATTCTGCGGCTCGCCCGGGGTGGCATCGTCTTCGCGCCGGGGCGGGCGGGCACGGTGCAGGAGGTGTTCCAGGCGGCCACGAAGACCTACTACGGCACCGACGGCGCGAGCGGGGCGTACATCTTCCTGGACCGCGCCTACTGGACCCGTGAGCTGCCGGTGGAGGCGCTGTTGCGCCCGCTGCTGGCCGCGTCGCCGTTCGGTGACCTGTCGTCGACGATCCACCTCACCGACGACGTCCGCGAGGCCGTACGCCTGCTGACGAGCTGA
- a CDS encoding SigE family RNA polymerase sigma factor, producing MPVDVEGYRDYVGARLEPLRRTAYLLCGDWHTADDLVSTALVKLLRHWPRVSAMDSPDAYVRRTLLRVWLDERRRPWRREASWAEVPDHPAAAGGTDGAADRLTILALLAELPPRRRAVLVLRYFCDLSVEETARELGCTAGTVKSQSARAIEALRGRLVDVPTRVEEVRTDG from the coding sequence ATGCCGGTCGATGTCGAGGGCTACCGCGACTACGTCGGCGCGCGGCTGGAGCCGTTGCGTCGCACGGCGTACCTGTTGTGCGGCGACTGGCACACGGCCGACGATCTGGTGTCGACGGCGCTGGTCAAGCTGCTCAGACACTGGCCGAGGGTGTCCGCCATGGACAGCCCGGACGCGTACGTACGGCGAACCCTGTTGCGGGTCTGGTTGGACGAGCGGCGTCGGCCGTGGCGACGCGAGGCATCCTGGGCCGAGGTGCCGGACCATCCGGCTGCGGCCGGCGGCACGGACGGCGCTGCCGACCGCCTGACCATCCTCGCTCTGCTGGCCGAGTTGCCGCCGCGTCGTCGGGCGGTCCTGGTGCTGCGCTACTTCTGTGACCTGTCCGTCGAGGAGACCGCCCGCGAGTTGGGCTGCACGGCCGGCACCGTGAAGAGCCAGTCGGCTCGCGCGATCGAGGCGCTGCGTGGTCGCCTCGTCGACGTGCCGACTCGAGTCGAGGAGGTACGGACCGATGGATGA
- the purD gene encoding phosphoribosylamine--glycine ligase: MRVLLVGGGGREHALALGLTGDPSVSALVAAPGNPGIASVAELRTVTPTDPAAVAALAVEMAADLVVVGPEAPLVAGVADAVRAKGIAVFGPSGAAAQLEGSKAFAKDVMTAAGVPTARAYVCTDEESTARALDEFGAPYVVKDDGLAAGKGVVVTDDRSAALAHASECGRVVVEEFLDGPEVSLFVVTDGEAALPLVPAQDFKRLGDGDTGPNTGGMGAYAPLAWAPSGLVDDVMRDVVHPTLAEMRRRGTPFAGLLYVGLAITAAGPRVIEFNARFGDPETQVVLALLETPLGGLLHAAATGTLAEHPPLRWRDGSAVTVVLASAGYPAAPRTGDVITGADRPGIIHAGTARRAGDGALLSAGGRVLCGTATGADLAAARDAAYALVDGVELAGSQHRTDIAAAAIDGRITIPR, encoded by the coding sequence GTGCGGGTTCTTTTGGTGGGTGGTGGCGGGCGGGAGCATGCGCTCGCGCTTGGGCTGACGGGCGATCCGAGCGTTTCCGCGCTTGTTGCCGCGCCGGGTAATCCGGGGATCGCCAGCGTGGCTGAGCTGCGGACGGTGACTCCGACAGACCCGGCCGCAGTGGCGGCGTTGGCCGTGGAGATGGCAGCTGACCTGGTAGTGGTCGGGCCCGAGGCGCCGCTGGTCGCCGGGGTCGCCGATGCGGTACGCGCCAAGGGCATCGCCGTGTTCGGTCCGTCCGGCGCGGCCGCTCAGCTGGAGGGCTCCAAGGCGTTCGCCAAGGACGTGATGACCGCCGCCGGCGTGCCGACGGCCCGGGCGTACGTCTGCACGGACGAGGAGAGCACCGCCCGCGCGCTGGACGAGTTCGGCGCGCCGTACGTGGTGAAGGACGACGGGCTGGCTGCCGGTAAGGGCGTGGTGGTGACCGACGACCGGTCCGCCGCGTTGGCGCACGCCAGCGAGTGTGGCCGTGTGGTGGTCGAGGAGTTCCTCGACGGCCCGGAGGTCAGCCTCTTCGTGGTCACCGACGGCGAGGCGGCGCTGCCGTTGGTGCCGGCTCAGGATTTCAAGCGGCTCGGCGACGGCGACACCGGGCCGAACACCGGCGGCATGGGGGCGTACGCGCCGCTGGCCTGGGCCCCGTCCGGCCTGGTCGACGACGTGATGCGGGACGTGGTCCACCCGACGCTCGCGGAGATGCGTCGCCGGGGCACCCCGTTCGCGGGCCTGCTCTACGTCGGGCTGGCGATCACCGCCGCCGGCCCTCGGGTGATCGAGTTCAACGCGCGCTTCGGTGACCCGGAGACCCAGGTGGTGCTCGCGCTGCTGGAGACCCCGCTGGGTGGGCTGCTGCACGCGGCGGCCACCGGCACGTTGGCCGAGCACCCGCCGCTGCGGTGGCGGGACGGCAGCGCCGTGACCGTGGTGCTCGCCTCTGCTGGTTATCCGGCCGCGCCGCGCACCGGCGACGTGATCACCGGCGCGGACCGCCCGGGCATCATCCACGCGGGCACCGCCCGCCGGGCCGGCGACGGCGCGTTGCTCTCCGCCGGCGGCCGGGTCCTCTGCGGTACGGCCACCGGCGCCGACCTGGCCGCCGCGCGGGACGCCGCGTACGCGCTGGTGGACGGGGTGGAACTGGCCGGCTCGCAGCACCGTACCGACATCGCCGCCGCCGCGATCGACGGCCGGATCACGATTCCCCGCTGA
- a CDS encoding adenylosuccinate synthase, which produces MPAIVLIGAQWGDEGKGKVTDLLGERVDYVVRYSGGNNAGHTVITPDGQKYALHLMPSGALSPNAMIVIGNGVVVDPKVLLAEIDGLAERGVDVSRLRISGDAHLIMPHHRALDRVIERYLGSSRIGTTGRGIGPAYGDKVARIGIRLQDLLDPGILRKKLELALREKNQILFKVYNRKAIDLEATVEEYLAYAERLKPYIAETRAMLWDALDRGETVLLEGAQATMLDMDHGTYPFVTSSNPTAGGACVGAGIPPTAINKVIAVSKAYTTRVGAGPFPTELFDANGDHLRKIGAEYGTTTGRERRCGWFDAVVARYACRLNGVTDLVITKLDVLTGLPKVPICVGYEINGVRVDDMPMSQTDFHHAKPVFEELDGWWEDITKARTIDDLPENARRYIARVEELCNTRVSVVGVGPGREENVHLHPLLP; this is translated from the coding sequence ATGCCAGCGATCGTGCTCATCGGCGCTCAGTGGGGCGACGAGGGCAAGGGCAAGGTTACCGACCTGCTGGGTGAGCGGGTCGACTACGTCGTGCGCTACTCCGGCGGCAACAACGCCGGCCACACGGTGATCACCCCGGACGGCCAGAAATACGCGCTGCACCTGATGCCGTCCGGCGCGCTCTCACCGAACGCGATGATCGTCATCGGCAATGGTGTGGTGGTCGACCCGAAGGTGCTGCTGGCCGAGATCGACGGCCTGGCCGAGCGCGGCGTCGACGTGTCCCGGCTGCGGATCTCCGGCGACGCGCACCTGATCATGCCGCACCACCGGGCCCTGGACCGGGTCATCGAGCGCTACCTCGGCTCGTCCCGGATCGGCACCACCGGCCGGGGCATCGGCCCGGCGTACGGGGACAAGGTCGCCCGGATCGGCATCCGCCTCCAGGACCTGCTCGACCCGGGCATCCTGCGCAAGAAGCTGGAACTCGCGCTGCGCGAGAAGAACCAGATCCTGTTCAAGGTCTACAACCGCAAGGCGATCGACCTCGAGGCGACCGTCGAGGAGTACCTGGCGTACGCGGAGCGGCTCAAGCCGTACATCGCGGAGACCCGGGCGATGCTCTGGGACGCCCTGGACCGGGGCGAGACGGTGCTGCTGGAAGGCGCCCAGGCCACCATGCTCGACATGGACCACGGCACCTACCCCTTCGTGACCTCGTCCAACCCGACCGCCGGTGGCGCCTGCGTGGGCGCGGGCATCCCGCCGACAGCGATCAACAAGGTCATCGCGGTGAGCAAGGCGTACACCACCCGGGTCGGTGCCGGGCCGTTCCCGACCGAACTGTTCGACGCCAACGGTGACCACCTGCGCAAGATCGGCGCGGAGTACGGCACCACCACCGGGCGGGAACGCCGGTGCGGGTGGTTCGACGCGGTCGTCGCCCGGTACGCCTGCCGCCTCAACGGCGTCACCGACCTGGTCATCACCAAGCTGGACGTACTCACCGGCCTGCCGAAGGTGCCGATCTGCGTCGGCTACGAGATCAACGGCGTCCGGGTCGACGACATGCCGATGAGCCAGACGGACTTCCACCACGCCAAGCCCGTCTTCGAGGAACTCGACGGCTGGTGGGAGGACATCACCAAGGCCCGCACCATCGACGACCTCCCGGAGAACGCCCGCCGCTACATCGCGAGGGTCGAAGAACTCTGCAACACGAGGGTGAGCGTCGTAGGCGTAGGCCCAGGCCGAGAAGAAAACGTCCACCTCCACCCCCTCCTCCCCTAA
- a CDS encoding chromosome partitioning protein, with translation MDENADRAQVPGQQPVPERDVEPLWPPDPGDRGAVPPWAAVAEQRGGPSPVTSPVTPPVAAPPIGRPPVPGQPGAAAQSPPKPSDYPSLTGAVPAPGGWGASGPSGTGSGWAPAQPSWPPPTDPAAGSPPPAPQTTGAQPTPPATGPGSNGGPAGPGVPAAAPNTTSGPRDGRPAGNDAASPAASQTGDATQVQPGGRGPIAPGGVDLNLPFTLDHASAADRPTTAAATPDRSAATDRPVPAGTASAASPSATTDGATAAGPAPADSSAAGPAVAGPAPQPGEPAQQAGGPAPQPGGPAPQPGGTASQAGGPAPKPGGPPPQAGGPAPQAGPAPQAGGAGEDGSADGPTRPIAESPWAYPPQRPAGAATPTHDEAGVTPPIPPPPVVPHVGPAQAHPGQPFTPAIPGQAGPAQIPPPPDLTQFSPPPPGPPAPQHTPPQAGSATPPPGPFPPSPGWYPPPWQQGSPGGTPGQSYQEADGVTRVPAPAYPDATAYPDASWTPDATAAPTAEDFARRRQVRPADPVATMGVRAVVNKMGLLRLSPGRHEQELKRDIEMVRRNFGGLRQVTVVNPKGGAGKTVAILLLAMTFGQKRGGYVLAWDNNETQGTLGMRAQQDFHSRTVRDMLRDLGQFQGAHGRVGDLSQYVRSQGEGMFDVLASDESATGGEMLTAAAFAEIREVVSRFYKLIFVDTGNNVRAQNWQASMDATDQLVVTMSARNDSAETAARMLDHLEQSGRQRLVRQAVTVVSMPPSRKEIDLPAIQEHFAARTRAVLLAPYERLIDSGEPIRYGGLSSATRDAWLKIAAAVAEGL, from the coding sequence ATGGACGAGAACGCCGACCGGGCGCAGGTGCCCGGCCAGCAGCCGGTGCCGGAGCGGGACGTCGAACCACTCTGGCCGCCAGATCCGGGCGACCGGGGCGCGGTGCCGCCCTGGGCTGCGGTCGCCGAGCAGCGGGGTGGGCCGTCGCCGGTGACCTCGCCGGTCACGCCACCGGTGGCCGCGCCGCCGATCGGGCGACCGCCGGTTCCCGGCCAGCCCGGCGCTGCGGCCCAGTCGCCGCCCAAGCCGTCGGACTACCCGTCGCTCACCGGCGCCGTCCCGGCGCCCGGAGGTTGGGGGGCCAGCGGCCCGTCCGGCACCGGGTCGGGTTGGGCGCCGGCGCAGCCGAGTTGGCCACCACCGACCGACCCGGCCGCCGGGTCACCACCGCCCGCTCCGCAAACGACCGGTGCCCAGCCGACGCCGCCAGCGACCGGCCCTGGGAGCAACGGTGGGCCGGCTGGCCCCGGCGTCCCCGCTGCGGCACCCAACACCACCTCCGGGCCGAGGGACGGCCGGCCCGCCGGGAACGACGCGGCCAGTCCTGCGGCCAGCCAGACCGGCGATGCGACGCAGGTGCAGCCCGGCGGCCGGGGCCCGATCGCACCGGGCGGGGTCGACCTGAACCTGCCGTTCACCCTGGATCACGCCAGCGCCGCCGACCGCCCCACCACGGCCGCAGCCACCCCCGACCGGTCCGCAGCCACCGACCGGCCCGTTCCAGCCGGCACCGCCTCCGCCGCCAGCCCGAGCGCCACCACCGACGGCGCGACGGCCGCCGGTCCCGCGCCGGCAGACTCCTCTGCCGCAGGCCCCGCGGTGGCCGGTCCGGCACCGCAGCCTGGCGAGCCGGCGCAGCAGGCCGGCGGACCGGCACCACAGCCTGGTGGTCCGGCACCACAGCCCGGCGGAACCGCGTCGCAGGCCGGCGGCCCGGCGCCTAAGCCTGGTGGGCCACCACCACAGGCCGGTGGACCAGCACCGCAGGCGGGACCAGCGCCGCAGGCCGGTGGGGCCGGTGAGGACGGGTCCGCTGACGGGCCGACGCGGCCCATTGCCGAGTCGCCGTGGGCGTACCCGCCGCAGCGCCCGGCCGGAGCGGCCACGCCCACTCACGACGAGGCGGGCGTGACGCCTCCGATCCCGCCGCCGCCCGTCGTCCCGCACGTCGGTCCCGCGCAGGCACACCCCGGGCAGCCGTTCACCCCGGCCATCCCCGGCCAGGCCGGCCCGGCGCAGATCCCGCCGCCGCCCGACCTGACGCAGTTCAGCCCCCCGCCGCCCGGCCCTCCCGCACCGCAGCACACTCCTCCGCAGGCCGGGTCGGCGACACCACCGCCCGGGCCGTTCCCGCCCTCGCCGGGTTGGTACCCACCGCCCTGGCAGCAGGGTTCGCCCGGCGGCACGCCTGGGCAGTCGTACCAGGAGGCCGACGGGGTGACCCGGGTGCCCGCCCCTGCGTATCCGGACGCGACCGCTTACCCGGACGCGAGTTGGACACCGGACGCCACCGCCGCTCCGACCGCCGAGGACTTCGCCCGACGCCGCCAGGTTCGACCGGCCGACCCGGTGGCGACGATGGGTGTCCGCGCGGTGGTCAACAAGATGGGCCTGCTCCGGCTCTCACCGGGGCGGCACGAGCAGGAGCTCAAGCGGGACATCGAGATGGTGCGCCGCAACTTCGGCGGTCTGCGGCAGGTGACCGTTGTCAACCCGAAGGGCGGCGCCGGTAAGACGGTGGCCATTTTGCTGCTCGCCATGACGTTCGGTCAGAAGCGCGGCGGCTACGTGCTGGCCTGGGACAACAACGAGACCCAGGGCACCCTCGGGATGCGCGCCCAGCAGGACTTCCACTCCCGCACCGTGCGGGACATGCTGCGTGACCTCGGGCAGTTCCAGGGCGCGCACGGGCGGGTCGGCGACCTGTCGCAGTACGTCCGCTCGCAGGGCGAGGGAATGTTCGACGTCCTGGCCTCGGACGAGTCGGCCACCGGTGGCGAGATGTTGACAGCGGCCGCGTTCGCCGAGATCCGCGAGGTGGTCAGTCGGTTCTACAAGTTGATCTTCGTGGACACCGGGAACAACGTCCGGGCGCAGAACTGGCAGGCGTCGATGGACGCCACCGACCAGCTGGTGGTCACCATGTCGGCCCGTAACGACTCCGCCGAGACGGCCGCCCGGATGCTCGACCACCTGGAGCAGAGCGGCCGGCAACGGCTGGTCCGTCAGGCCGTGACTGTGGTGTCGATGCCGCCGTCCCGCAAGGAGATCGACCTGCCGGCCATCCAGGAGCACTTCGCGGCCCGAACCCGGGCGGTGCTGCTGGCCCCGTACGAGCGGCTCATCGACAGTGGCGAGCCGATCCGGTACGGCGGGCTCTCCTCGGCCACCCGGGACGCCTGGCTGAAGATCGCCGCGGCAGTCGCCGAAGGGTTGTAA